The uncultured Cohaesibacter sp. region GCGCGGATGGCATCCTGCAGAGCGACAGAGGTGTGAGAGTAGGCGGCAGGGTTGAAGACGATGCCTGCGGCTCGCTGGCCCGCTTCCTGTATCCAGTCGACGAGTTGGCCCTCGTGGTTCGACTGCAGAAACTCGATGGACAGACCCAGTTCTTCTGCCTTGGACAGGCACAGGGCCTTGATGTCTTCAAGGGTCGTTGCACCATAGATGCCAGGTTCTCTTTGCCCTAACAGGTTGAGGTTGGGACCATTGAGAACATAAATTACTTGGGTCATGCCAGTTTCCGCTTGATAACTTTCGCTTGACGAGTGCGCAGTCGCAGCCGTCGGGTTCGACCGTTATAGGCTTTCCATTGATTGGAGGAAAGTCTTGTTGGTCGATGTCAATCCTTTTGGGGAGGAATTATCGGAAAGTTTTTGCGAAAACATGATGTTTTCATGACGCAAGGGCCGTCAGATTCTGTGGGCGAATGTGTTTTGACCTGTCTGGAGGGCAGGATTTGCTGTCCTCCAGTGCCATATTCAGGCCAGAATTGCGCGCTGATCGCAGCCTTTTGAGCCGATGGCCCGCTTTATCCTCAGCAGCTTGTCGAGCCGCAGGAGCGTACCGCTTCAAGTTTGCTCTGAAGGGTCGATGCGGGCACAAATCCGGGGATGACTTCATCGCCAATGACAAAGCCCGGCGTGCCGCTGAGCTGCAGGGCTTCGGCAAGGCGATAATTGTCCTCGATCGGCTTCAGCAGGGACTTGTCTTCATAGGAAGC contains the following coding sequences:
- the aroQ gene encoding type II 3-dehydroquinate dehydratase produces the protein MTQVIYVLNGPNLNLLGQREPGIYGATTLEDIKALCLSKAEELGLSIEFLQSNHEGQLVDWIQEAGQRAAGIVFNPAAYSHTSVALQDAIRAVQLPVMEVHLSNIHARESFRHHSFIAPVAKGVICGLGPYGYVVAIEALANYLKQAAKA